One Halostella limicola genomic window carries:
- a CDS encoding sugar phosphate nucleotidyltransferase, with translation MDAVVLAGGYATRLWPITKNRPKMFLPIGDSTVVDQIFEELEADDRIDDVYVSTNERFAEDFERHLAESEYEKPTLSIEDTSEEDEKFGVVGALAQLVEREGVDDDMLVIAGDNLISFDISDFVDFFQRKGEPTLAAYDVGSKELAKSYGLVELEGERIVDFQEKPDDPKSTLVSIACYAFTADTLGALDEYLAGDNNPDEPGWFIQWLQSRQPVYAFTFDEAWFDIGTPESYLEAVAWHLNGDNRIADDATVENTTVGENVHVMSGAELVNSNVDSSIIFPNTTLIGSDIRNSIIDRETDLENLDLAGALIGAHTEIRNGD, from the coding sequence ATGGACGCTGTCGTACTCGCTGGAGGATATGCAACTCGCCTCTGGCCGATCACGAAGAATCGGCCGAAGATGTTTCTGCCGATCGGCGACTCGACGGTCGTCGACCAGATCTTCGAGGAACTCGAAGCCGACGACCGGATCGACGATGTCTACGTCAGCACGAACGAGCGCTTCGCGGAGGACTTCGAGCGCCACCTCGCCGAGAGCGAGTACGAGAAGCCGACGCTCTCCATCGAGGACACCTCCGAGGAGGACGAGAAGTTCGGCGTCGTCGGCGCGCTCGCCCAGCTCGTCGAGCGCGAGGGCGTCGACGACGACATGCTCGTCATCGCCGGGGACAACCTGATCAGCTTCGACATCTCCGACTTCGTCGACTTCTTCCAGCGCAAGGGGGAGCCGACCCTCGCGGCCTACGACGTCGGATCGAAGGAACTCGCCAAGTCCTACGGGCTCGTCGAACTGGAGGGCGAGCGGATCGTCGACTTCCAGGAGAAGCCCGACGACCCCAAGAGCACGCTCGTCTCCATCGCCTGCTACGCCTTCACCGCGGACACCCTCGGCGCGCTGGACGAGTACCTCGCCGGGGACAACAACCCCGACGAGCCGGGCTGGTTCATCCAGTGGCTGCAGTCCCGCCAGCCGGTGTACGCGTTCACCTTCGACGAGGCGTGGTTCGACATCGGTACGCCCGAGAGCTACCTCGAAGCCGTCGCCTGGCACCTGAACGGCGACAACCGCATCGCCGACGACGCGACGGTCGAGAACACGACCGTCGGCGAGAACGTCCACGTCATGAGCGGCGCCGAACTCGTCAACTCGAACGTCGACTCCTCGATCATCTTCCCGAACACGACCCTCATCGGGAGCGACATCCGCAACTCCATCATCGACCGCGAGACGGACTTGGAAAACCTCGATCTGGCCGGGGCGCTCATCGGCGCGCACACGGAGATCAGAAACGGCGATTAG
- a CDS encoding helix-turn-helix domain-containing protein yields the protein MSTGQQRNEQMREFEFVVRFDPGADELMDVFRNHSSLVARSSVCFTTEETMWRIDHVKGEADALEAFDDVFLDEGRCNECLDVQDCETPRTYHTLDRKANSRTVYTFREEVHRCRSIPYYVLQHVGEGVVFESRRNGDEYRWRILYSGDQPIGELYDAIEENLRDGLALDVSHISRAGNWDAHSRAFAKLSPKHWDVLETAVEQGYYDRPRAVTVADLADDLGVPRSTVQYRLRTAEDLIVSEFVDETL from the coding sequence ATGTCTACTGGTCAGCAGCGCAACGAGCAGATGCGCGAGTTCGAGTTCGTCGTCCGGTTCGATCCCGGCGCGGACGAGTTGATGGACGTGTTCCGGAACCACTCCAGCCTGGTCGCCCGGTCGTCCGTGTGTTTCACCACCGAAGAGACGATGTGGCGCATTGACCACGTGAAGGGGGAAGCGGACGCGCTGGAGGCGTTCGACGACGTGTTCCTCGACGAGGGGCGGTGCAACGAGTGTCTGGACGTGCAGGACTGCGAGACCCCGCGGACGTACCACACCCTCGACCGGAAGGCGAACTCCCGCACCGTCTACACCTTCCGCGAGGAGGTCCACCGCTGTCGCTCCATCCCGTACTACGTGCTCCAGCACGTCGGGGAGGGCGTCGTGTTCGAGTCCCGGCGCAACGGCGACGAGTACCGCTGGCGGATCCTCTACTCCGGCGACCAGCCGATCGGGGAGCTGTACGACGCCATCGAGGAGAACCTGCGCGACGGCCTCGCGCTCGACGTCTCGCACATCTCCCGGGCGGGCAACTGGGACGCCCACTCGCGCGCCTTCGCGAAGCTGTCGCCGAAGCACTGGGACGTGTTAGAGACCGCGGTCGAGCAGGGGTACTACGACCGGCCGCGCGCGGTCACCGTCGCGGATCTGGCCGACGACCTCGGCGTGCCGCGCTCGACCGTCCAGTACCGCCTCCGGACCGCCGAGGACCTCATCGTCTCGGAGTTCGTCGACGAGACGCTCTGA
- a CDS encoding RidA family protein — protein sequence MTDAGAASAVREADADFFNGRRPALSVVGVDALPGNADVQIDVRGVKR from the coding sequence TTGACGGACGCGGGAGCGGCGTCCGCGGTCCGCGAGGCGGACGCGGACTTCTTTAACGGCCGCCGGCCCGCGCTGTCGGTCGTCGGCGTCGACGCCCTGCCCGGCAACGCCGACGTCCAGATCGACGTCCGCGGCGTCAAGCGATAG
- a CDS encoding anthranilate synthase component II, with protein MILVIDNYDSFAYNLVQYVGEAVASPCPATESGNGGGAATVLDRDADGVVVRRNDGIDVAGIRELDPDGIVVSPGPGTPAEAGVSIPVFAETDYPALGVCLGHQALCAAHGAPVGRAPEVVHGKPSLVTHDGEGVFEDLPDPFEVGRYHSLAVERADLPDPLVETARTDDERAVLMGVRHESKPHVGVQFHPESILTGTAEREAGDESTARSLDAGKRLIRNFVCSTT; from the coding sequence GTGATCCTCGTGATCGACAACTACGACTCGTTCGCCTACAACCTCGTCCAGTACGTCGGCGAGGCCGTCGCCTCACCGTGCCCCGCGACGGAGTCGGGGAACGGCGGCGGGGCCGCCACCGTCCTCGACCGCGACGCCGACGGCGTCGTCGTCCGGCGCAACGACGGGATAGACGTCGCGGGGATCCGCGAGCTGGACCCGGACGGCATCGTCGTCTCGCCCGGCCCGGGAACGCCGGCGGAGGCGGGCGTCTCGATACCGGTCTTCGCCGAGACCGACTACCCGGCGCTAGGGGTCTGTCTGGGTCACCAGGCGCTCTGTGCCGCTCACGGCGCGCCGGTGGGGCGCGCGCCGGAGGTCGTCCACGGCAAGCCCTCGCTGGTCACCCACGACGGCGAGGGAGTCTTCGAGGACCTGCCGGACCCCTTCGAGGTCGGACGCTACCACTCGCTGGCGGTCGAGCGCGCGGACCTCCCGGACCCCCTCGTCGAGACGGCGCGGACCGACGACGAGCGCGCCGTCCTGATGGGCGTGCGCCACGAGTCGAAGCCCCACGTCGGGGTCCAGTTCCACCCGGAGAGCATCCTCACCGGCACCGCGGAGCGCGAGGCCGGTGACGAATCGACGGCCCGGTCGCTCGACGCGGGCAAGCGATTGATACGCAACTTCGTATGCAGTACCACGTAG
- the sppA gene encoding signal peptide peptidase SppA, whose protein sequence is MRDTLQSLGQVGIVAVGALIAAAVGVGLFVLVPARTSAGVLGVLLVVATALAGLKVAGNVAGSVFADYNVGEVEVSGPITADGGGMPFRPGGASADDLVEQIERADADGNVEALLVKLNTPGGQPVASDDVRRAVESFDGPTIAHAKDLCASGGYMIACGCDEFVAHEDSLVGSIGVIANQRKFAEFADRYGVDLERFVGGEYKDTLDPMKPISDDERAYFQGVIDESYESFVDLVAESRDLDREFVADTEARIYHGRQANANGLVDGLGARDDVEERLAERADLDEATVERFEPERGIGEKLSIGAQAVAHAFGRGIAGVLADRDGSVVEFELK, encoded by the coding sequence ATGCGAGACACGCTACAGTCGCTCGGACAGGTAGGGATCGTCGCGGTCGGCGCCCTGATCGCCGCCGCTGTCGGCGTGGGGCTGTTCGTGCTGGTGCCGGCCAGAACCTCCGCCGGCGTCCTCGGCGTTTTGCTCGTCGTGGCCACGGCGCTCGCGGGGCTGAAAGTCGCCGGCAACGTCGCGGGGTCGGTGTTCGCCGACTACAACGTCGGCGAGGTGGAGGTGTCGGGACCGATCACCGCCGACGGCGGCGGGATGCCGTTCCGTCCCGGGGGCGCGTCCGCGGACGACCTCGTCGAGCAGATCGAACGGGCCGACGCGGACGGGAACGTCGAGGCGCTGCTGGTGAAGCTGAACACCCCCGGTGGCCAGCCGGTCGCGAGCGACGACGTCCGGCGGGCTGTCGAGTCGTTCGACGGGCCGACGATCGCCCACGCGAAGGACCTGTGCGCGAGCGGCGGCTACATGATAGCCTGCGGCTGCGACGAGTTCGTCGCCCACGAGGACAGCCTCGTCGGGAGCATCGGCGTCATCGCGAACCAGCGGAAGTTCGCGGAGTTCGCCGACCGCTACGGCGTCGACCTCGAACGGTTCGTCGGCGGCGAGTACAAGGACACGCTCGACCCGATGAAACCGATCTCGGACGACGAGCGGGCGTACTTCCAGGGCGTCATCGACGAGAGCTACGAGAGCTTCGTCGACCTCGTCGCGGAGTCGCGCGACCTCGACCGCGAGTTCGTCGCCGACACCGAGGCCCGGATCTACCACGGCCGGCAGGCGAACGCGAACGGGCTGGTCGACGGGCTGGGCGCTCGCGACGACGTCGAGGAGCGACTCGCGGAGCGGGCGGACCTCGACGAGGCGACGGTCGAGCGGTTCGAGCCGGAGCGGGGGATCGGCGAGAAGCTGAGCATCGGCGCGCAGGCGGTCGCCCACGCGTTCGGGCGGGGGATCGCCGGCGTTCTCGCCGACCGCGACGGCTCGGTCGTCGAGTTCGAACTGAAGTAA
- a CDS encoding coiled-coil protein has translation MVDQSKNVELTEDDLDNESKGQLIKKAGQLRDRRNELNQMASERASKRDDLNAKTREKVDEAQEHREKRDELNELVQEHKEQRNELNAKANELFDKVEEMKSDLELDEGKDLEELEDEIEELEFKQQTEVLSTEDERELIEKIEAKREEYQQRKEKLDQNEDLEEYVEKAESVRSEASKHHQKVTELADKAQEHHNQMIEAYREADDIRDEADEMHEKFVEAQEAADRHHEDFVRVQKRLRELDKQEEEERKSEREQKEEEAKEEAEEIYQKFKEGETLDTEDLMKLQKTGLL, from the coding sequence ATGGTAGACCAATCGAAAAACGTCGAACTCACAGAGGACGATCTCGACAACGAATCCAAAGGACAGCTCATCAAGAAGGCGGGACAGCTCCGCGACCGACGAAACGAGCTGAACCAGATGGCGTCGGAGCGCGCGTCCAAGCGCGACGACCTCAACGCGAAGACCCGCGAGAAGGTCGACGAGGCCCAGGAACACCGCGAGAAGCGCGACGAGCTCAACGAGCTGGTTCAGGAACACAAGGAGCAGCGCAACGAGCTGAACGCGAAGGCCAACGAGCTCTTCGACAAGGTCGAGGAGATGAAGTCCGACCTCGAACTCGACGAGGGTAAGGACCTGGAGGAGCTCGAAGACGAGATCGAGGAACTGGAGTTCAAGCAGCAGACCGAGGTGCTCAGCACCGAGGACGAGCGCGAGCTCATCGAGAAGATCGAGGCCAAGCGCGAGGAGTACCAGCAGCGCAAGGAGAAGCTCGACCAGAACGAGGACCTCGAGGAGTACGTCGAGAAGGCCGAGTCCGTCCGTTCCGAGGCCTCCAAGCACCACCAGAAGGTGACCGAGCTCGCCGACAAGGCCCAGGAGCACCACAACCAGATGATCGAGGCCTACCGCGAGGCCGACGACATCCGGGACGAGGCCGACGAGATGCACGAGAAGTTCGTCGAGGCCCAGGAGGCGGCCGACCGCCACCACGAGGACTTCGTCCGCGTCCAGAAGCGCCTGCGCGAGCTGGACAAGCAGGAGGAGGAAGAGCGCAAGTCCGAGCGCGAGCAGAAGGAAGAGGAGGCCAAGGAAGAGGCCGAGGAGATCTACCAGAAGTTCAAGGAAGGCGAAACCCTCGACACCGAGGACCTGATGAAGCTCCAGAAGACGGGGCTGCTGTAA
- a CDS encoding Rieske (2Fe-2S) protein — MDEDDRIADADDVPDDGTLLFTVRDGFDETEVVLTRLNGESGGDGVVAWKNYCQHWTDVRLDKGSGAAMRDGEILCEKHGATFRASDGECTHGPCEGATLDEVDVSVEDGGVYLSDDRFEFKAVGPSADVDLSTGSRIDFDGT, encoded by the coding sequence ATGGACGAGGACGACCGGATCGCCGACGCGGACGACGTGCCCGACGACGGGACGCTCCTCTTTACGGTCCGCGACGGCTTCGACGAGACGGAGGTCGTGCTGACGCGGCTGAACGGCGAAAGCGGTGGCGACGGCGTCGTCGCCTGGAAGAACTACTGCCAGCACTGGACCGACGTGCGCCTCGACAAGGGGTCCGGCGCGGCGATGCGCGACGGCGAGATACTCTGTGAGAAACACGGCGCGACGTTCCGCGCGTCGGACGGCGAGTGCACGCACGGCCCCTGCGAGGGCGCGACGCTGGACGAGGTCGACGTGTCGGTCGAGGACGGCGGCGTCTACCTCTCGGACGACCGCTTCGAGTTCAAGGCGGTCGGGCCGTCGGCGGACGTCGACCTCTCGACCGGTAGCCGGATCGACTTCGACGGGACGTAG
- a CDS encoding rubrerythrin-like domain-containing protein, translated as MENMRPEITTEGIEAYECLTCGARTTGVDSRECSDCGGTLRHLGKARDL; from the coding sequence ATGGAGAATATGCGCCCGGAAATCACGACCGAGGGGATCGAAGCGTACGAATGTTTAACGTGCGGGGCCAGAACGACGGGGGTGGACTCCCGCGAGTGCTCCGACTGCGGCGGGACGCTCCGACATCTGGGAAAGGCCCGGGACCTGTAG
- a CDS encoding DUF373 family protein, producing MTTLVVCVDRTDDIGRKTGLSTPVSGWEAVHSLVTDVGLADPEDSSVNCLLEALRVARDLRDENEEAVVAVVSGGSDNVVGADRSVARQLDDLVAEHDPDSAVVVIDSAQDERLVPIVESRVRVDSVDRVVVRQARDIESTYYLLKQFLADEELRQTVLVPIGLALLVSPVLAYFAGPAVAVSAITAVIGVFLLYKGLGIDEYLTGLAVRVRESLYSGRVSIVTYVVAAGLSLVGVFVGALGVSSLGGENGVIIPAMQFAYDSVPWLAMAALAASTGRLLDVAIQEDSVRSSYLNIPFGVVAVGLVVRGFSSYFLERAGILPAFEVPALRLGVVSVTPFSLSAGQRLATFVVAGVLVSLIGVRIASHLGGTSIDEEEVPRGGP from the coding sequence GTGACCACGCTCGTCGTGTGTGTCGACCGTACCGACGACATCGGCCGGAAGACCGGGCTGTCGACGCCCGTCTCCGGGTGGGAAGCGGTCCACTCCCTCGTGACGGACGTCGGCCTCGCCGACCCGGAAGACTCCAGCGTCAACTGCCTGCTGGAGGCGCTCCGCGTCGCCCGCGACCTGCGGGACGAGAACGAGGAGGCGGTCGTCGCGGTCGTCTCCGGCGGGAGCGATAACGTCGTCGGCGCGGACCGATCGGTCGCGCGACAGCTCGACGACCTCGTCGCCGAGCACGACCCGGACTCGGCCGTCGTCGTCATCGACAGCGCGCAGGACGAGCGGCTGGTCCCCATCGTCGAGAGCCGCGTCCGCGTCGACTCCGTCGACCGGGTGGTCGTCCGGCAGGCCCGGGACATCGAGTCCACGTACTACCTCCTGAAGCAGTTCCTCGCGGACGAGGAGCTCCGCCAGACGGTCCTCGTCCCCATCGGCCTCGCCCTGCTCGTCTCCCCCGTGCTCGCGTACTTCGCCGGGCCGGCGGTCGCGGTGTCGGCGATAACCGCGGTCATCGGCGTCTTCCTGCTGTACAAGGGGCTGGGCATCGACGAGTACCTCACCGGCCTCGCGGTCAGGGTCAGGGAGTCGCTGTACTCCGGGCGGGTCTCCATCGTCACCTACGTCGTCGCGGCGGGCCTGTCGCTCGTCGGCGTGTTCGTCGGCGCGCTGGGGGTCTCCAGCCTCGGCGGCGAGAACGGCGTGATCATCCCCGCGATGCAGTTCGCCTACGACAGCGTCCCGTGGCTGGCGATGGCGGCGCTCGCGGCCAGCACGGGCCGCCTGCTGGACGTCGCCATCCAGGAGGACAGCGTCCGCAGCTCCTACCTGAACATCCCCTTCGGCGTGGTCGCGGTCGGCCTCGTCGTCCGCGGCTTCTCGTCGTACTTCCTCGAACGGGCGGGCATCTTGCCGGCCTTCGAAGTCCCCGCGCTCAGGCTCGGTGTCGTCTCCGTCACGCCGTTCTCGCTGTCGGCGGGGCAGCGCCTCGCGACGTTCGTCGTGGCGGGCGTGCTCGTCAGCCTGATCGGCGTCCGCATCGCCTCCCACCTCGGCGGCACGAGCATCGACGAGGAGGAGGTCCCCCGCGGCGGTCCGTAG
- the pabB gene encoding aminodeoxychorismate synthase, component I, with amino-acid sequence MTDPVATTDRESFRRTAASAPAGARVPVEVRVRVPDPFDAYRRARRGDGGDAYLETTGGQSGWGYFGVDPVDRLTVSADAAGRKGHPSLAALEGLLAGETLHRGDCDVPYPCGAIGWISYDVARELEDLPASAEDDRGLPRLQVAAYDRFAAWEEPRDAADGGGEGSDADEVGVVLRVTACPRVGGPDAPTEDDIVAAYERGRERALELARAAVDGDATVGDPPAETDAATFESDCGRDAFADRVRTVKEYVRAGDTFQANVSQRLTAPAAVHPVEAFDAVRRVNPAPYSALLEFPGVDLVSASPELLLEREGDRLRTEPIAGTRPRGATPTEDEELEADLTTDEKERAEHAMLVDLERNDLGKVSEYGSVAVEEYRRVDRYSEVMHLVSSVTGELRDDASLADAIAATFPGGTITGAPKPRTMEIIDEVEATRRGPYTGSVGIFGYDGRATLNIVIRTLVRSGDRYHLRVGAGVVDDSDPDREYDETLDKARALVTAVDEALGERAGLAVEGDESSDAATAAAEAPADADSDGGAP; translated from the coding sequence ATGACTGACCCCGTCGCGACGACCGACCGCGAGTCGTTCCGCCGGACGGCCGCGTCCGCCCCGGCGGGCGCCCGTGTCCCCGTCGAGGTCCGCGTCCGCGTCCCGGATCCCTTCGATGCGTACCGCCGGGCGCGCCGCGGCGACGGCGGCGACGCCTACCTCGAAACGACCGGCGGGCAGTCCGGCTGGGGCTACTTCGGCGTCGACCCGGTCGACCGACTGACCGTCAGCGCCGACGCCGCGGGCCGGAAGGGACACCCCTCGCTCGCCGCGCTGGAGGGGTTGCTGGCCGGCGAAACCCTCCACCGGGGAGACTGCGACGTTCCCTACCCCTGCGGCGCGATCGGGTGGATCTCCTACGACGTGGCCCGCGAACTGGAGGACCTGCCGGCGTCGGCCGAGGACGACCGCGGCCTCCCCCGACTGCAGGTCGCCGCCTACGACCGCTTCGCCGCGTGGGAGGAGCCCCGCGACGCGGCCGACGGCGGTGGCGAAGGGTCGGACGCCGACGAGGTGGGCGTCGTCCTCCGCGTGACCGCCTGCCCGCGCGTCGGCGGGCCAGACGCCCCGACCGAGGACGATATCGTCGCCGCGTACGAGCGCGGCCGGGAGCGCGCGCTGGAACTGGCGCGGGCGGCCGTCGACGGCGACGCGACAGTCGGCGACCCGCCCGCCGAGACGGACGCCGCCACCTTCGAGAGCGACTGCGGCCGCGACGCCTTCGCGGACCGCGTGCGGACCGTCAAGGAGTACGTCCGGGCGGGCGACACGTTTCAGGCGAACGTCTCCCAGCGCCTGACCGCGCCCGCCGCAGTCCACCCCGTCGAGGCGTTCGACGCCGTCCGGCGCGTCAACCCCGCGCCCTACTCCGCGCTGCTGGAGTTCCCCGGCGTCGACCTGGTGAGCGCGAGCCCCGAACTCCTCCTCGAACGCGAGGGCGACCGCCTCCGGACGGAACCGATCGCCGGCACGCGCCCGCGCGGCGCGACGCCCACCGAGGACGAGGAGCTGGAGGCGGACCTTACGACGGACGAGAAGGAGCGCGCGGAGCACGCGATGCTGGTCGACCTCGAACGCAACGACCTCGGGAAGGTCAGCGAGTACGGCAGCGTCGCGGTCGAGGAGTACCGCCGCGTCGACCGGTACTCGGAGGTGATGCATCTCGTCTCCTCCGTGACAGGCGAACTCCGCGACGACGCGAGCCTCGCCGACGCGATAGCCGCGACGTTCCCCGGCGGCACCATCACCGGCGCGCCCAAGCCCCGGACGATGGAGATCATCGACGAGGTGGAGGCGACCCGGCGCGGCCCCTACACCGGCAGCGTCGGTATCTTCGGCTACGACGGGCGCGCGACGCTGAACATCGTCATCCGGACGCTCGTGCGCAGCGGCGACCGGTACCACCTGCGCGTCGGCGCGGGCGTCGTGGACGACTCCGACCCCGACCGCGAGTACGACGAGACGCTCGACAAGGCCCGCGCGCTGGTGACTGCCGTCGACGAGGCGCTCGGCGAGCGGGCGGGACTGGCGGTAGAGGGCGACGAGTCGAGCGACGCGGCGACCGCCGCGGCCGAGGCGCCCGCCGACGCGGACTCCGACGGTGGTGCGCCGTGA
- a CDS encoding transcriptional regulator, with amino-acid sequence MREADATTRERMADRLREETLSLSALATEFDTTAEVALSHVQHVARSLDGTGEQLLAAPPECRDCGFTDFDDLANRPSRCPECKSESIEEPSFKVE; translated from the coding sequence ATGCGCGAGGCCGACGCCACCACCCGCGAGCGGATGGCCGACCGGTTGCGCGAGGAGACGCTGTCGCTCTCCGCGCTCGCCACCGAGTTCGACACGACCGCCGAAGTCGCCCTGAGTCACGTCCAGCACGTCGCGCGCTCGCTCGACGGGACGGGCGAGCAGTTGCTCGCCGCGCCGCCGGAGTGTCGCGATTGCGGCTTCACCGACTTCGACGACCTGGCGAACCGCCCCTCGCGGTGTCCCGAGTGCAAGAGCGAGTCGATCGAGGAACCGTCGTTCAAGGTCGAGTAG
- a CDS encoding aminotransferase class IV produces the protein MQYHVDGDLVPAEEATVSVRDRGFMYGDAAFETLRAYGGDVFEWRAHVERLERTCESLGIDHGVSDADLRVRVQEVLDANDLDDAYVRLSITRGVQPGKLTPSPDVDPTVVVIAKELPRGGVEGSPVWDDPATVQTVETRKPADAALPADAKTHNYLNGILARNELVDADEALLRGPEGDVAEGATSNLFFVDDAGLHTPSEDLPILPGVTRSVVADLVESETDVPLRTGRYASEDVREAEEAFLTNTSWEVRPVAAVDGVEIGDGPVTNLLARLFDALVERRHY, from the coding sequence ATGCAGTACCACGTAGACGGCGACCTCGTCCCGGCCGAAGAGGCGACGGTGAGCGTCCGCGACCGCGGGTTCATGTACGGCGACGCCGCCTTCGAGACGCTGCGGGCCTACGGCGGCGACGTGTTCGAGTGGCGCGCCCACGTCGAGCGCCTCGAACGGACCTGCGAGTCGCTCGGCATCGACCACGGCGTCTCCGACGCCGACCTGCGCGTCCGCGTGCAGGAGGTGCTCGACGCGAACGACCTCGACGACGCCTACGTCCGCCTCTCGATCACCCGCGGCGTCCAGCCCGGGAAGCTGACGCCGAGTCCCGACGTGGACCCGACGGTGGTGGTGATCGCGAAGGAACTCCCCCGAGGTGGCGTCGAGGGGTCGCCAGTGTGGGACGACCCCGCGACCGTCCAGACGGTCGAGACGCGGAAGCCGGCCGACGCCGCGCTCCCGGCCGACGCGAAGACGCACAACTACCTGAACGGCATCCTCGCGCGCAACGAGCTCGTCGACGCCGACGAGGCGCTCCTGCGCGGCCCGGAGGGGGACGTCGCCGAGGGCGCGACGAGCAACCTCTTTTTCGTCGACGACGCCGGGCTTCACACCCCGAGCGAGGACCTGCCCATCCTGCCGGGGGTCACGCGCTCGGTCGTCGCGGACCTGGTCGAGTCGGAGACCGACGTGCCCCTCCGGACCGGTCGCTACGCGTCGGAGGACGTCCGCGAGGCCGAGGAAGCGTTTCTCACCAACACGTCCTGGGAGGTCCGCCCGGTCGCCGCGGTCGACGGCGTGGAGATCGGCGACGGCCCGGTGACGAACCTGCTGGCGCGCCTGTTCGACGCGCTGGTCGAGCGCCGGCACTACTGA
- a CDS encoding helix-hairpin-helix domain-containing protein — protein MVLKKLKSLLGFDDDESDAERQRDVGVTVEREPAEEPDTGSEDAVKGTDTSPGAGETAAGSGAAEPSEPTDAPSEPTDAASVEEPDEPVVEADDEPAAGESEPAEPADEAASEDELIEEAVEDETAEEAEEDETAEAAGEETAAEPSDGADGEDVTEIKGIGPAYGERLANVGIDSVAQLADADAEEIAAQTDLSEKRVSEWIERAKVR, from the coding sequence ATGGTGCTGAAAAAGCTGAAGTCGTTGCTCGGATTCGACGACGACGAGTCCGACGCCGAGCGACAACGCGACGTCGGCGTGACGGTCGAGCGGGAACCCGCGGAGGAGCCCGACACCGGGTCGGAGGACGCGGTGAAGGGGACCGACACCTCCCCGGGGGCGGGCGAGACGGCCGCGGGAAGCGGCGCGGCCGAGCCGTCCGAACCGACCGACGCGCCATCCGAACCGACCGACGCGGCGAGCGTCGAGGAACCCGACGAACCGGTCGTCGAGGCGGACGACGAGCCGGCTGCCGGAGAGAGCGAACCCGCCGAGCCGGCCGACGAGGCCGCCAGCGAGGACGAACTCATCGAGGAAGCCGTCGAGGACGAGACCGCGGAGGAGGCCGAGGAAGACGAGACCGCGGAGGCGGCCGGCGAGGAGACGGCCGCCGAACCGTCCGACGGGGCTGACGGCGAGGACGTCACCGAGATCAAGGGGATTGGCCCGGCCTACGGCGAGCGCCTGGCGAACGTCGGCATCGACAGCGTCGCGCAGCTGGCCGACGCCGACGCCGAGGAGATCGCGGCCCAGACCGACCTCTCCGAGAAGCGCGTCAGCGAGTGGATCGAACGGGCGAAGGTCCGATAA
- a CDS encoding diphthine--ammonia ligase, which translates to MADTAEGAWVSLFSGGKDSSWALYRALERGLSVDRLVTVHPEEDSYMYHVPATDLAELAAESVGVPLVDVRPGDMGAADAAESGAQGDAELEPLEAAVAALDDELAGGVAGVTAGAVESEYQTSRIEGMCERLGIELFAPLWQRDPEALAEEMLDAGFEITVVQVAAYGLDESWLGRTIDREALDDLRELNDEYGVHVLGEGGEFETLVTDGPHMDRPIELEYETEWDGSRGTLRITDARLG; encoded by the coding sequence ATGGCAGACACTGCGGAGGGCGCGTGGGTCTCTCTCTTCTCGGGCGGCAAGGACTCGTCGTGGGCGCTGTACCGGGCGCTCGAACGCGGGCTCTCCGTCGACCGACTCGTCACCGTCCACCCCGAGGAGGACTCGTACATGTACCACGTCCCGGCGACGGATCTCGCCGAACTCGCCGCCGAGAGCGTCGGCGTCCCGCTGGTGGACGTCCGCCCGGGCGACATGGGCGCGGCGGACGCCGCCGAGTCGGGCGCGCAGGGCGACGCCGAACTCGAACCGCTGGAGGCGGCGGTCGCCGCGCTGGACGACGAGCTGGCGGGCGGCGTCGCGGGCGTCACCGCGGGAGCCGTCGAGAGCGAGTACCAGACCAGCCGCATCGAGGGGATGTGCGAGCGTCTCGGGATCGAGCTGTTCGCGCCCCTCTGGCAGCGCGACCCCGAGGCGCTCGCCGAGGAGATGCTCGACGCCGGCTTCGAGATAACGGTCGTGCAGGTGGCGGCGTACGGCCTCGACGAGTCGTGGCTCGGCCGGACGATAGACCGCGAGGCGCTCGACGACCTCCGGGAGCTCAACGACGAGTACGGCGTCCACGTCCTCGGCGAGGGCGGCGAGTTCGAGACGCTGGTGACCGACGGGCCGCACATGGATCGACCCATCGAACTCGAGTACGAGACGGAGTGGGACGGCTCGCGCGGCACGCTGAGGATCACGGACGCGCGGCTCGGGTGA